In a single window of the Prinia subflava isolate CZ2003 ecotype Zambia chromosome 3, Cam_Psub_1.2, whole genome shotgun sequence genome:
- the SLC25A30 gene encoding kidney mitochondrial carrier protein 1 has product MGRNYWLKEEPIMPALNWKPFIYGGLASITAECGTFPIDLTKTRLQVQGQVNDAKYKEIRYRGMVHALVRICREEGLKALYSGIAPAMLRQASYGTIKIGTYQSLKRMFVEHPEDETLMMNVLCGVLSGVISSSIANPTDVLKIRMQAQGRAIQGGMMGNFIQIYQKEGTKGLWKGVSLTAQRAAIVVGVELPVYDLTKKHIIMSGYMGDTVYTHFLSSFLCGLAGALASNPVDVVRTRMMNQKSQKHGAHAAYKGTLDCLLQTWKNEGFFALYKGFWPNWLRLGPWNIIFFLTYEQLKKLDA; this is encoded by the exons ATGGGGCGAAATTACTGGCTG AAAGAGGAACCAATAATGCCAGCACTGAACTGGAAGCCCTTTATCTATGGAGGTTTAGCATCAATCACAGCAGAATGTG GTACTTTCCCCATTGATCTGACCAAAACACGTCTCCAGGTTCAAGGTCAAGTTAATGATGCCAAATACAAAGAGATCCGCTACCGTGGAATGGTGCATGCACTGGTCAGAATATGCAGAGAAGAAGGACTGAAAGCCTTATATTCTGG AATTGCACCTGCAATGCTACGGCAAGCTTCATATGGAACTATAAAAATAGGCACTTACCAGAGCTTAAAAAGAATGTTTGTTGAGCATCCAGAAG ATGAAACCCTCATGATGAATGTTCTGTGTGGTGTTCTTTCGGGAGTAATCTCATCATCTATTGCCAACCCTACAGATGTCTTAAAG ATCAGAATGCAAGCTCAAGGTAGAGCGATTCAAGGAGGAATGATGGGCAACTTCATACAGATCTACCAAAAGGAAGGCACTAAAGGATTATGGAAG GGGGTATCActgacagcacagagagctgctaTTGTTGTTGGAGTGGAGCTGCCAGTGTATGACCTTACCAAGAAGCACATAATTATGTCTGGATATATGGGAGATACAGTATACACTCACTTCCT TTCCAGTTTTCTTTGTGGGTTAGCTGGAGCCCTTGCCTCCAACCCAGTTGATGTTGTAAGAACACGCATGATGAATCAGAAAAGCCAAAAACATGGGGCACACGCAGCCTACAAGGGCACTTTGGATTGCTTGTTACAG acaTGGAAGAATGAAGGCTTTTTTGCTCTGTATAAAGGGTTTTGGCCAAACTGGTTAAGACTTGGTCCTTGGAATATCATT TTCTTTCTGACATATGAACAGCTGAAGAAATTGGATGCCTGA